In Pseudothermotoga sp., one genomic interval encodes:
- the purS gene encoding phosphoribosylformylglycinamidine synthase subunit PurS, whose protein sequence is MYRVTVQILPKEGVFDPQGQTVKGALEKLGFEGVESVRMGKLIELVLDVKGEQEAKVRAISMCEKLLANPVVESYKILNVEEIS, encoded by the coding sequence ATGTACAGAGTCACGGTACAGATACTCCCAAAGGAAGGCGTGTTCGATCCACAAGGCCAAACTGTTAAAGGTGCCTTGGAAAAACTCGGATTTGAAGGTGTTGAGAGTGTGCGAATGGGAAAGCTCATCGAACTAGTTTTGGACGTGAAAGGTGAACAAGAGGCGAAGGTCAGAGCCATTTCCATGTGTGAAAAATTGCTCGCGAATCCTGTGGTGGAATCTTACAAAATACTCAACGTGGAGGAAATTTCATGA
- a CDS encoding phosphoribosylaminoimidazolesuccinocarboxamide synthase: protein MRKVEMIYEGKAKKVYKTEREGYLIIEYKDTATAFDGQKKGIIPSKGIVNNKVSAAFFKLLEENGIKTHFVELLNDREMLVKAVQIIPIEVIVRNIAAGSLCSRLGLKEGTALKFPIVEFTYKNDELHDPMINHYHALALDLADEEELRFIEQTALKVNEILRSYLAQKNLVLVDFKLEFGRSAHGILLADEISPDTCRFWDATTLEKLDKDRFRRDLGKVEEAYWEIYKRICE from the coding sequence ATGAGAAAAGTTGAGATGATTTATGAAGGGAAAGCGAAGAAGGTCTACAAAACTGAAAGAGAAGGTTATCTGATAATTGAGTATAAAGACACCGCAACCGCTTTCGATGGTCAGAAAAAGGGTATCATCCCGAGCAAGGGCATCGTGAACAACAAAGTGTCGGCAGCGTTCTTTAAGTTGCTCGAGGAGAATGGTATTAAGACACATTTTGTTGAACTCCTCAATGACAGAGAGATGCTCGTGAAAGCCGTACAGATCATCCCGATAGAGGTGATAGTCAGAAACATAGCCGCAGGTAGTCTCTGTTCTAGGCTTGGATTAAAAGAAGGAACGGCGTTGAAATTTCCCATCGTTGAATTCACCTACAAGAACGATGAGTTGCACGATCCAATGATAAACCACTACCACGCCCTCGCCCTCGATTTAGCCGACGAAGAAGAGTTGCGTTTCATTGAACAAACGGCCCTCAAAGTCAACGAAATATTGAGATCGTACCTGGCCCAAAAAAATCTCGTATTGGTCGATTTCAAGCTGGAGTTTGGTCGGAGTGCGCATGGGATTTTACTGGCAGACGAGATATCTCCAGACACGTGTCGATTCTGGGATGCGACTACTCTCGAAAAGCTCGACAAAGACAGATTCAGACGCGACCTTGGCAAGGTTGAAGAAGCTTACTGGGAGATCTACAAGCGTATCTGTGAGTGA
- the purE gene encoding 5-(carboxyamino)imidazole ribonucleotide mutase, translated as MLKVAIVVGSSSDLAHAERAGKLLEEFGVPHEIFVLSAHRTPLETLSFAQNAEKNGFSVIIAMAGKAAHLPGVIAANTTLPVIGVPLAVSLNGLDSLLSIVQMPSGVPVACMGIDGAVNAALFAVAMLSLKDEKLSQRLKDHREKMKQEVLNWKKG; from the coding sequence ATTTTGAAAGTGGCGATCGTTGTTGGAAGCTCTAGCGATCTTGCTCACGCGGAGCGTGCGGGAAAGCTCCTCGAAGAATTCGGAGTTCCTCACGAAATTTTCGTTTTGTCCGCGCACAGAACCCCCCTCGAGACTCTTTCGTTCGCGCAGAACGCTGAGAAGAACGGTTTTTCAGTGATCATCGCCATGGCTGGCAAGGCAGCGCATCTACCGGGTGTCATAGCGGCGAACACCACTCTGCCAGTGATAGGGGTGCCTCTGGCGGTTTCGCTGAACGGGTTGGACTCACTCCTCTCCATAGTGCAGATGCCGAGTGGTGTACCCGTTGCTTGCATGGGTATAGACGGAGCCGTCAACGCCGCTCTGTTTGCTGTAGCCATGTTATCGCTTAAAGACGAAAAGCTCTCACAGAGATTGAAAGATCATCGTGAAAAAATGAAACAAGAAGTTCTCAATTGGAAGAAGGGGTGA